TCGCCGACGGGAATGGTCGGCGTGGAACGGCACCCCGCCATCAGCAGAGCGGCCAGCAACCAGCCTGTGCGTACGCGTGCCATCTCAGAGGCCTTTATGCGCAAGCATTGGCCCCAGCGCACGGCCGCCGACCAGATGCATATGGATGTGGTAGACCTCCTGCCCGCCATGACGATTGCAGTTCATGATAAGGCGATAGCCATCTTCGGCGATGCCTTCCTGCTGTGCGATTTTCGCCGCGACAGTAAAAAGACGCCCCAGCGCCTGTTCGTGTTCCGCCGTGACGTCATTGACCGTCGGCACCAGCACATTCGGGACGATTAAAATATGGGTCGGGGTCTGGGGAGAAATATCGCGAAACGCGGTGACAAGCTCATCCTGATAGACGATGTCGGCGGGGATCTCGCGACAAATAATTTTGCTGAAAATGGTTTCTTCGGCCATGGTTTTTTTCCTTCTTGGATAAACGTTAAGAGTATGAGCGAGATAATCGCATCCTTTCAACCTTTGCCCCGGTTTTTCTTTATAAAGCGGATATTTATAGCGCGCTACACGCGACTCCTGATGCCGCTGCGCCTGACAGTTATTCCGCCCTGCTTACGCATGAGTTTGTAACGCCTCTTACATTTGTTTACAGCGCAAAGACAAATGATTATATTTCTCATTCTTATTGACAGCGGAACGTTGTTTTAGTCTGCGAACATTTTCCATCAGGACGGGAAGCCTGGGGAGAGCGTCGTATGACAACAGCCTGATGCACAGCATCATTTTCTTATTCTAAGGGCAACACATGGCTAAGCATGCACTCCGTCAGGGCGCCGTTCCGGCGTCTTCCCTTCCCTCTTTGCTCGCGCTCAGTATCGCCAGCGCGCTGGCAGCGCCCGCGGCTTACGCAGCGCCTGCCGCCAGCGACACGATAGTGGTCGATGCCGCCGCCGACAGCGGCACGCCTGACGAATCACAGGATTACAGCGTCAAAACCACCACGTCCGGCACCAAAATGCTCCTGGTGCCGCGTGATATTCCGCAGTCGGTCAGCGTCATTAGCCAGCAGCGCATGCAGGATCAGCAGTTAACGACTATTGAAGATGTGCTGGAAAACACCACGGGCGTGACCGCCTCGCGCATCGATACCAGCCGGACCAACTTTTTCGCACGCGGTTTTTACATCAGCAATTTCGCCTATGAAGATATGCCGACGTTTCTTGATAACCGCTGGAACTTTGGCGACACCGCGGGCGACACGGCGATATACGATAAAATCGAGATCGTGCGCGGCGCGGCCGGGCTTATGAGCGGCACCGGCAACCCGTCGGCGTATGTGAATATGGTGCGTAAACACGCTGACAGCCAGACGTTTAAAGGCAACGTCTCTGCCACTTATGGCAGCTGGGACAAACAACGCTACGTGATGGATGTGCAGTCGCCGCTGGTGGAGTCCGGTAAAGTTCGCGGGCGCGTGGTCGCCGGTTATCAGGATAACGAAAGCTTCGTTGAGCGTAACCATTACCGCAAAAAATTCATTTATGGCGTCGTGGATGCCGACATCACCGAGTCAACGCTGCTGTCACTCGGCTATGACTATCAGAAAAGCGAAGAAGACAGCCCGACCTGGGGCGGATTCCCTTCGCTTTACAGCGACGGCAGCCGGACGCATTTCCGCCGCGGTTTTAATACCGCCGCCGACTGGGCCTACTCCGATCTCGATTCCACCAAAATTTTCGCCAACCTGACGCAGCGCTTTAATAACGGCTGGGAGGCGAAAGTGAACGCGATGCACGCCGAAACCAATTTCGACAACCGCATGATGTATATCGACGGTTTCCCGGATAAAACCACCGGTCGCTACAATGCCGCGCTCTGGCAGGGCGCGTGGGGCGGCTGGAACGTGGGCGAGCGTAAGCAGGATTCGGTCGACGCCTTCGTGCGCGGCGGCTACGAGCTGGCGGGACGTCAGCATGAAATGATGTTTGGCGGCAGCTACAGCCGCCAGCGCAACAACTATGACAATTCATATCCGGTGAATGATAATTCCGGCCTGATGGATGTCGGAAATATTCACGATTATGACGGCAACACGGTGGCGAACCCGACGTGGTCCAGCTTTGCGCTTTACCAGCGCGACGTGATTCGTCAGAAATCCATTTACGCCGCCACGCGCCTCTCGCTTGCCGATCCGCTGCATCTGATTCTGGGCGCGCGCTACACCGAGTGGAACGCAAAATACAATCTGGAGCGCAAGCCGGATGAAATTCGTCGCAGCAAAGCGGATGACGTGACGCCTTACGCGGGCCTGATTTACGATATCGACGATACCTGGTCGGCGTATGCCAGCTATACCTCTATCTTCCAGCCGAGCGGTCAGCGTGATGTAAACAGCGAGTTCCTCGATCCGACCACCGGTAAAGCCTATGAAGCCGGGCTCAAAGCCGACTGGTTTAACACCCGTCTGACGGCCTCGCTCGCGGTGTTCCGCATCGAGCAGGATAACGTGGCGTTGAACACCGGTGTGATCATCCCTGGCTCCGGCGGGCAGACGGCGTATAAATCCGTTGATGGCACCGTCAGTAAAGGGGTTGAGCTTGAGCTGAACGGCGCGCTGACCGATAACTGGCAGCTGACCTTCGGTGCGAGCCGCTATGTGGCCGAAGCGGGCGATGGCGTGGCCGTCAACCCGGACCAGCCGCGCACCACCATGAAATTGTTTACCCGTTATCAGTTGCCGACGCTGCCCGCATTGACCGTGGGCGGCGGCGCGCGCTGGCAGACCAAAACCTGGCAGGATATCGCAGGGCCGAATGGCGACACGCGCATTTCCCAGAACGGCTATACCGTGGTGGATCTGTTCACGCGCTACCAGGCGACCAAAAATCTTGCGGTACAGGCGAACCTGAACAACGTCTTCGATAAAGTGTATTACGATTATCTGGGCACGTATGGCGTCTACGGCGCGCCGCGCAACTTCTCCGTGACGGCGAGCTACAGCTTCTGACATTTATTACTACGAACAAAAGGGAGCCTGATGGCTCCCTTTTTTATTCCCTGATTAACGTCTGCCGCGATCCAGGTTTATCGATGCTATCCCTGTGCGCTCTCATCTTTACCCTTATGACAGACGTAAAAAAGGGAGGCTTACGCCTCCCTCTTTTTATCTCCCCGTCAGCCAGGATTAGCTGTTACGGATGTACTCATCCATTTCGGTTTTCAGGTTATCGGATTTAGTCCCGAAAATCGCCTGAACGCCGGAGCCTGCGACAACCACGCCCGCAGCACCCAGTTTCTTCAGGCCAGCCTGATCCACTTTCGCCACGTCAGCCACGCTTACGCGCAGACGAGTGATACAGGCGTCGAGGTTAGTGATGTTCTCTTTACCACCAAACGCGGCCACCAGAGCCGGTGCCATTTCGCTGGTGCCAGCGGCTTTGGCGTCTTCGGTCGCGTCTTCACGGCCCGGGGTTTTCAGATCCAGCGCTTTGATAAGCACACGGAAGATGGTGTAGTAAACCACCGCGTAGCCCGCGCCCACAATCGGGAACAGCCACAGTTTGCTGCTGTTACCGGACAGAACGATGAAGTCGATCAGGCCGTGGGAGAAGGACGTACCGTCACGCATACCCAGAAGGATACAGATCGGGAAAGCCAGACCTGCCAGAATCGCGTGGATAACGTACAGGATCGGCGCCACGAACATGAAGGAGAACTCGATCGGCTCGGTGATACCGGTCAGGAACGAGGTCAGCGCCGCGGAGATCATGATACCGCCCACTTTGGCGCGGTTTTCCGGTTTAGCCGAATGCCAGATAGCGATGGCAGCAGCCGGCAGACCGTACATTTTGAACAGGAAGCCGCCAGAGAGTTTGCCCGCGGTCGGGTCACCCGCCATGTAGCGCGGGATATCGCCGTGGAACACCTGACCTGCCGCGTTGGTGAATTCGCCGATCTGCATCTGGAAAGGTACGTTCCAGATATGGTGCAGACCAAACGGCACCAGGCAGCGTTCGATGAAGCCGTAGATACCAAACGCGACAACCGGGTTCTGGTAAGCCGCCCACTGAGAGAACGTCTGGATAGCGGAACCAATCGGCGGCCAAATGAAGGACAGGATAACGCCGGTGAAGATCGCCGCCAGACCAGAGATGATCGGCACGAAGCGTTTACCGGCGAAGAAGCCCAGATACTCAGGAAGCTTAATGCGGTAGAAACGGTTGAACATATAGGCTGCAATCGCACCCGAGATGATCCCGCCAAGCACACCGGTATCTGCCAGGTGTTTCGCCGCGATTTCGTCCGGTGGGAGATGCAGAACCAGTGGTGCAACGACTGCCATGGTTTTCACCATGATGCCGTAAGCCACCACAGCGGCCAGCGCAGAAACGCCGTCGTTATTGGTGAAGCCCAGCGCAACACCGATAGCGAAAATAAGCGGCATGTTGGCGAAAACCGATCCGCCCGCTTCCGCCATAACGTGGGAAACCACGGCTGGCAGCCAGCTGAAGTTTGCAGAACCGACGCCCAGCAGGATACCTGCGATAGGCAGTACGGAGACTGGCAGCATCAGCGATTTACCCACCTTCTGCAGGTTAGCAAATGCATTCTTAAACATAATTGAGAGTGCTCCTGAGTATTTGTGCTTTTTTTACGCGTTTCACGCATCAGCCCGGGGGAGAAACGGGCCATAAACAGGGCATCTGAGCGCCCTTTATTTATTACGCAGAGTAAAATAAATCACGCGATCTTTGTTTGACGGCTATCACGTTTCAAACAAGCCCTGGGCAAAAACTTGCGATTCTTTACATTAAGTGTTTCAGGATGTTTATAAAACGCCGTTCACCGCCCGAATTTCGGCGGTGAACTTTACTCGCTTTGTCCATTAATTACGAGCTTTAAAATAACTCAGATTTTCAGGCAGATTGCAGCGTGGCGAGGTCGATATGAAACAGCGTGGAGAAGTTGCGGGTAGTGGTTTCAGCAAGCGTTTCCAGGCTCACGCCCTTAAGTACCGCCATATATTCCGCCACATCGCGCACCATCGCTGGCTGATTCTCTTTACCGCGATGCGGAACCGGCGCCAGGTACGGCGAGTCGGTTTCCACCAGTATCCGGTCGAGCGGAACATAGCGCGCGGCCTCGCGGATCTGCTCCGCATTGCGGAAGGTCACAATGCCGGAAAAGGAGATGTAAAAACCCAGATCCAGAAGTTTACCCGCCGTCTCTTTGTCTTCCGTAAAACAGTGTAGTACGCCTGAACAGTCCGTCACTTTTTCTTCGCGCAGGATAGCGAGCGTATCTTCGCGGGCATCGCGCGTATGAACGATAACGGGCTTGTTCAGCTCGCGGCCGATGCGAATGTGATGGCGGAAGGATTCCTGCTGGCGGGCTTTAGTTTCCGGCGTGTAGTAGTAATCAAGGCCCGTTTCGCCCATCGCAACCACGCGCGGATCGGCGGCCAGACGACGAAGCTCCTCCACATCGTACGCTTCGTCCTGATTGAGCGGATGCACGCCGCAGGAGTAAGCCACATTGTCACGCTCGCCGATAAGCTCGCGCATCGTTTTATAGCCCGGCAGCGTCGTGGCGACTGCCAGCAAATATTTCACGTCGCGTGCGGCGGCTTTCGCCAGCACGTCATCCACATCTTTATGCAGAGACTGATAATCCAGGCCATCAAGATGGCAGTGTGAGTCGACTAAAAACATAACGTCTCTCTCAGAGGTGATAAGAAGGAAGCACCGCGTCAGGGCGCATATAGCGCTCCCAGGTGAGTAACAGTTCGGTGAGCAGCAGTTCGCGATTGACGGCTGCGACATTGAGCAGCCTGTCGCGACAGCGGAACAGAGAATCGAGCATCGCCTGAATGACGGCAGGTGAAAACCGTTGCGCCAGTTGCGACACCAGCACCGGGTAATCGGTATTGACCAGCGCGCTCTGCGCTCCGTGTCGCCACTTCAGCGCGTCCATCAGAAACGCGGCCAGCCAGTGCAGACGAAATGGTGCCTGTTCATGATTAAGTGCAGGCAACAGAGAGAGCCAGTCGCCGCTCGTCAGCGCCGCTGTCATTTTATCGCCAAGCGCCACGCGCTGCTGCCATTGCTCCGGCTGGAGCAGCTCAAGCGCGGCGGCGGGCGCACCGCCGGTAAGACGCAGCGCGGCGTTGATACGCGACGGCTCCGCCTGCGTCTCGCGCACAAGCCAGGCCTCAGCGTAGCGCGTGTCGGGCGGTGCGAGATGCCAGCTAAAACAGCGGCTGCGAAGCGTTGCGGGCAGCTGCTCC
This sequence is a window from Cronobacter sakazakii. Protein-coding genes within it:
- the fhuE gene encoding ferric-rhodotorulic acid/ferric-coprogen receptor FhuE, whose amino-acid sequence is MAKHALRQGAVPASSLPSLLALSIASALAAPAAYAAPAASDTIVVDAAADSGTPDESQDYSVKTTTSGTKMLLVPRDIPQSVSVISQQRMQDQQLTTIEDVLENTTGVTASRIDTSRTNFFARGFYISNFAYEDMPTFLDNRWNFGDTAGDTAIYDKIEIVRGAAGLMSGTGNPSAYVNMVRKHADSQTFKGNVSATYGSWDKQRYVMDVQSPLVESGKVRGRVVAGYQDNESFVERNHYRKKFIYGVVDADITESTLLSLGYDYQKSEEDSPTWGGFPSLYSDGSRTHFRRGFNTAADWAYSDLDSTKIFANLTQRFNNGWEAKVNAMHAETNFDNRMMYIDGFPDKTTGRYNAALWQGAWGGWNVGERKQDSVDAFVRGGYELAGRQHEMMFGGSYSRQRNNYDNSYPVNDNSGLMDVGNIHDYDGNTVANPTWSSFALYQRDVIRQKSIYAATRLSLADPLHLILGARYTEWNAKYNLERKPDEIRRSKADDVTPYAGLIYDIDDTWSAYASYTSIFQPSGQRDVNSEFLDPTTGKAYEAGLKADWFNTRLTASLAVFRIEQDNVALNTGVIIPGSGGQTAYKSVDGTVSKGVELELNGALTDNWQLTFGASRYVAEAGDGVAVNPDQPRTTMKLFTRYQLPTLPALTVGGGARWQTKTWQDIAGPNGDTRISQNGYTVVDLFTRYQATKNLAVQANLNNVFDKVYYDYLGTYGVYGAPRNFSVTASYSF
- the ptsG gene encoding PTS glucose transporter subunit IIBC; translated protein: MFKNAFANLQKVGKSLMLPVSVLPIAGILLGVGSANFSWLPAVVSHVMAEAGGSVFANMPLIFAIGVALGFTNNDGVSALAAVVAYGIMVKTMAVVAPLVLHLPPDEIAAKHLADTGVLGGIISGAIAAYMFNRFYRIKLPEYLGFFAGKRFVPIISGLAAIFTGVILSFIWPPIGSAIQTFSQWAAYQNPVVAFGIYGFIERCLVPFGLHHIWNVPFQMQIGEFTNAAGQVFHGDIPRYMAGDPTAGKLSGGFLFKMYGLPAAAIAIWHSAKPENRAKVGGIMISAALTSFLTGITEPIEFSFMFVAPILYVIHAILAGLAFPICILLGMRDGTSFSHGLIDFIVLSGNSSKLWLFPIVGAGYAVVYYTIFRVLIKALDLKTPGREDATEDAKAAGTSEMAPALVAAFGGKENITNLDACITRLRVSVADVAKVDQAGLKKLGAAGVVVAGSGVQAIFGTKSDNLKTEMDEYIRNS
- a CDS encoding metal-dependent hydrolase, which gives rise to MFLVDSHCHLDGLDYQSLHKDVDDVLAKAAARDVKYLLAVATTLPGYKTMRELIGERDNVAYSCGVHPLNQDEAYDVEELRRLAADPRVVAMGETGLDYYYTPETKARQQESFRHHIRIGRELNKPVIVHTRDAREDTLAILREEKVTDCSGVLHCFTEDKETAGKLLDLGFYISFSGIVTFRNAEQIREAARYVPLDRILVETDSPYLAPVPHRGKENQPAMVRDVAEYMAVLKGVSLETLAETTTRNFSTLFHIDLATLQSA
- the hinT gene encoding purine nucleoside phosphoramidase, whose product is MAEETIFSKIICREIPADIVYQDELVTAFRDISPQTPTHILIVPNVLVPTVNDVTAEHEQALGRLFTVAAKIAQQEGIAEDGYRLIMNCNRHGGQEVYHIHMHLVGGRALGPMLAHKGL
- the holB gene encoding DNA polymerase III subunit delta' — encoded protein: MKWYPWLRPSFEHLVGNWQAGRGHHAVLIHALPGMGDDALIYALSRWRMCQQPQGQKSCGECRACQLMQAGTHPDYYLAEPEKGKSTLGIDAIRDISEKLYDRARLGGAKVVWIKEAAQLTEAAANALLKTLEEPPENTWFLLGCRVPEQLPATLRSRCFSWHLAPPDTRYAEAWLVRETQAEPSRINAALRLTGGAPAAALELLQPEQWQQRVALGDKMTAALTSGDWLSLLPALNHEQAPFRLHWLAAFLMDALKWRHGAQSALVNTDYPVLVSQLAQRFSPAVIQAMLDSLFRCRDRLLNVAAVNRELLLTELLLTWERYMRPDAVLPSYHL